In Zonotrichia leucophrys gambelii isolate GWCS_2022_RI chromosome 14, RI_Zleu_2.0, whole genome shotgun sequence, a single window of DNA contains:
- the ARHGDIG gene encoding rho GDP-dissociation inhibitor 3 isoform X2: MLGLDVCEAGGQLLELLWLALCYRDIMADKEGVTLSLEEEEEDADVALAYKTPEKKSLREIQELDPGDESLRKYKQALLGAIPAAVDASVPNVQVTKLTLMCEQAPGPITMDLTGDLEELRGRAFVLKEGVDYRVKVSFKVNREIVCGLRCLHLTYRRGRPVDRDVFMVGSYAPRAEEYEVVTPAEEAPRGWLARGSYRVRSLVTDDDKAEHLSWEWGLCIKKAWED; the protein is encoded by the exons aTGCTCGGCCTGGACGTGTGCGAGGCCGGcgggcagctgctggagctgctctggctggcgCTGTGCTACCGAG ACATCATGGCTGACAAGGAGGGGGTGACGCTAtcgctggaggaggaggaggaggatgccgACGTGGCCCTGGCGTACAAGACGCCGGAGAAGAAAAGCCTGCGGGAGATCCAGGAGCTGGACCCGGGGGATGAGAGCCTGCGGAAGTACAAGCAGGCGCTGCTGGGCGCCATCCCCGCTGCCGTGG ATGCCAGCGTGCCCAACGTGCAGGTGACAAAGCTGACACTGATGTGCGAGCAGGCGCCAGGGCCCATCACCATGGACCTGACAG GAGacctggaggagctgagaggcCGGGCCTTTGTGCTGAAGGAAGGGGTGGACTACAGAGTGAAGGTGTCCTTCAAG GTGAACAGGGAGATCGTCTGCGGGCTGCGCTGCCTGCACCTCACCTACCGCCGGGGCCGGCCcg TGGACCGCGACGTGTTCATGGTGGGCAGCTACGCGCCGCGGGCCGAGGAGTACGAGGTGGTGACGCCGGCGGAGGAGGCGCCGCGGGGGTGGCTGGCGCGGGGCTCCTACCGCGTCCGCTCGCTCGTCACCGACGACGACAAGGCCGAGCACCTGAGCTGGGAGTGGGGCCTGTGCATAAAGAAGGCTTGGGAGGACTGA
- the ARHGDIG gene encoding rho GDP-dissociation inhibitor 3 isoform X1: MLGLDVCEAGGQLLELLWLALCYRDIMADKEGVTLSLEEEEEDADVALAYKTPEKKSLREIQELDPGDESLRKYKQALLGAIPAAVDASVPNVQVTKLTLMCEQAPGPITMDLTGEPGDTWEGRRRRRGRRKKGYWADGPSACAGDLEELRGRAFVLKEGVDYRVKVSFKVNREIVCGLRCLHLTYRRGRPVDRDVFMVGSYAPRAEEYEVVTPAEEAPRGWLARGSYRVRSLVTDDDKAEHLSWEWGLCIKKAWED, translated from the exons aTGCTCGGCCTGGACGTGTGCGAGGCCGGcgggcagctgctggagctgctctggctggcgCTGTGCTACCGAG ACATCATGGCTGACAAGGAGGGGGTGACGCTAtcgctggaggaggaggaggaggatgccgACGTGGCCCTGGCGTACAAGACGCCGGAGAAGAAAAGCCTGCGGGAGATCCAGGAGCTGGACCCGGGGGATGAGAGCCTGCGGAAGTACAAGCAGGCGCTGCTGGGCGCCATCCCCGCTGCCGTGG ATGCCAGCGTGCCCAACGTGCAGGTGACAAAGCTGACACTGATGTGCGAGCAGGCGCCAGGGCCCATCACCATGGACCTGACAGgtgagcctggggacacctgggaggggaggaggaggagaagggggaggaggaagaaggggtACTGGGCTGATGGACCATCTGCCTGTGCAGGAGacctggaggagctgagaggcCGGGCCTTTGTGCTGAAGGAAGGGGTGGACTACAGAGTGAAGGTGTCCTTCAAG GTGAACAGGGAGATCGTCTGCGGGCTGCGCTGCCTGCACCTCACCTACCGCCGGGGCCGGCCcg TGGACCGCGACGTGTTCATGGTGGGCAGCTACGCGCCGCGGGCCGAGGAGTACGAGGTGGTGACGCCGGCGGAGGAGGCGCCGCGGGGGTGGCTGGCGCGGGGCTCCTACCGCGTCCGCTCGCTCGTCACCGACGACGACAAGGCCGAGCACCTGAGCTGGGAGTGGGGCCTGTGCATAAAGAAGGCTTGGGAGGACTGA